The Bosea sp. 685 DNA window GCTGATGATGCGGGCATTGGTGGTGTCGATGCCGGCGAGTTCGCCGGTTTCGCGCGCGCGCCGCAGAAAGGCGTCGTAGACGACGCGAGAGGATTCGACCTCGCGCTCGAGCTCGCGCAGCTCGACCGAGGCGCGGCTCGCGGCATATTGCGTCTTGGTCAGCTGGTCGACCCGCTGGGAGATCTGGCGCTCGGCCTCGACGGCGCGGTCGTACTCGACCTTGGCGGCGCGGCCGATGCGGGCGAGTTCCTCTGCGATCTGCCGGCGCGCATCGCGCACCTGCGCCTGCGCCGAGGCGAGCGCGGGGTGGCGCGCGCCCAGGGAGGCAAGCAGATCGGCCTCCTTGTTCAGCGCTGCGCCGAGCTGCGAGCGCAGCGCCGTCATGGTGTTGGAGGCGACGGCCTCGGGCACCGCGCCGGCCTCGATGCTGGCGGCGCGTGTCGCCAGCGTCTGGTCATATTTCGCCTTGGCCTCGGTCGCCCGCGTGCGCAGCGCCACAAGCTGGGCGTTGTTCAGCGCGAGCTGCTCCTCGGTCATCGATTTGCCGCCGAAGCCAACGATGTTGTTGGCTTCCTTGTATTTCTCGGCCTTGTCCTCGGCGAGGCGCAGGCGGTTGCGCAATTCTTCCAGGCGGCCGGTGAGGGCGCCGGTGGCGCGCTGCGCGGCATCGGCCCTGACCGAGGCCTGGTCGTCGAGATAGGCGTTGGCCAACGCATTGGCGATGCGCGCGGCCTTCGCGGCCTCCTTGGACGTCACGGAGATGTCGATGACGAAGGTGCGCTCGCCGCGCCGGACAGCAACGCTCTTGTCGAGCGCGGCCAGCGCGTAGAGCATGCCTTCATGGGCCGGTGCGCCACTGCCCGGCAGAAACTCGGACAGGATGCGCATCAGTCCGGACTTGCTGGCCTCGCCGCCGAATTCAGGATCCTTGTCGAGCCCTTCACTCTCGACGACGCGCGATTTGATGCTGTCCGAGGCGATGACGCGCGCCTGGCTTTCGAGATAGCCGGTGATCGAGGTCGGGTCCCCGCTGACCGCGTTCGGCGAGACCTCATTCTGGAGCACGCGCAGGTCGCGGGGGTCGATGAAGAGCTGCGCCGTCGAGATGTATTTCGGCGGCAGCATCAGGCTCGCCAGCCCGGCGAGAACGAGGCCCAGCAGCGCCGAGAGGATGATCAACCCCTTGCGGTTCCAGAGCGTGGCGGCGAGCCAGGCCGGATCAGTCAGGCGCGCGAGCGCGTCGGGCGCAGCTGCGGCTGCAGCCGGGGCCTGTGCCTGCTTGCGGCGCTCCGGCGGTTTTTCGGCGGGCTCGTCCGCTGCCGTTTCAGTGGTGGTGAACATTATACCACGCTTCACTCTGTCGCTCCTGCCTGAGCGTCGACGGCGCTGATCGCCGCTCCGCAGGCATGCATCCGGCCAGGCATCAACCCGCGCTCCGTCGATAACGGTTGAGCACGTTCATCATCAGTTTCGGCTTGTAGTCGGCGTCCAGCGGCAAGGGCCGCGCCTTCGCCGTGTCTTGCCGCGGAAAAGTCTCGTGAATCCAGGAATAGCGGTCGCTCAACCCCCAGGTCACGATCGCCTTGGGCGGGCGGGCCGTGGTGACGGCGTTGAGATAGGTCGAGACCAGGCTGGCGGCGGCGCGATCGCGCGTCGCCGCGTCGGCCGGCAGCTTCCAGTCGATCACATCGAGCTCGGTGACCTCGACATCGAGCCCGAGCTTGCCGAGCGCGGCGACGAAGGCCTGCACGGCCGCGGCATCGATCGGCTTATCGGCGTAGAGATGGGCCTGCATGCCGACGCCATGGATCGGGATGTTTTTGTCCTGCAGCTTGCGGACGAGGTCGAGCGCTGTCTGCCGGCGCGCGGCGATCAGCGGGCTCGGCTCCTCGAAGGCGAAGTCGTTCAGCACGAGCCGCGCCTTGGGATCGACCCTGGCGGCGGTGCGGAAGGCGATCTCGACATGTTCGGGGCCGAGCAGGCGTTGCCAGAGCGTATCGCGCATCGGCTCAGGGCGCGGATCGAAGCGGATGACCTCGTTGACCACATCCCAGGTCGCGATCCGGCCCTTATAGCGGTCGACCACCACCTCGATATGGCGGATCAATTCGCGTTCGGCCTCAGCGCGGCTGGTCATCGCCTTGGCCCATTGCGGCAAGGCCTCGCCCCAGAGCAGGGCATGGCCGCGCAGGGCCTGACCGTTGCTCTGCGCGAAGGCGACGAGCTCGTCGGCGCCCGAGAAGTCGAACCCGGCCCGGTCGTGCCGCAGCGCCTCCCATTTCAGGTCGTTCATCGGCACGATCACGTCGCAATAACGCTTCAAGGCGTCGCGATAGAGCGGGTCGGCGCGGAAGGTCTCGATCTGCGCGGCCGAGCCGAATGGAATCGGGGCGGGCTGCGCCGCCGCGCGCGAAGCCGTGAGCCCGGCCGCAACCAGCCCGGCGCCAGCGAGCAGCGCGTCGCGCCGCGTCGAAGGCGCGTCATACCGGGGCAAGGCGGGCTCGTTCATCGTGCGGTCAAAGCTCCGTTTCGTTTAGGGTCGCTCAACGCCTCTCGGCTAAGGAAGACGGGAAATTCGGCAAAGCGCAGGCACGAGCCGAGCCAGCCATCGCTGCTTCAACGGGTTCCATGTCGCCTGACCGCTCCACCATCCTGACCTACCTCACGATCCTGAGCGGCTCGGCAGGTCGGCTCGTCATCTCCCTTGTCTACTTCCTCATCGTTGCGAATACGTTGACTCTCGGCGAATTCGGTTTGTTCGCGACCGCCTCCGCCAGCGGCCTGATCCTATCGCGCTTGCTGGCCTTCGGCTTCGTCTCACCGGTCTACCGCGTCGCCACCGTCAAGCCGCGATTGCTCGGGGCCTATCTCGCCGGCTTCGCCGGGCTTGCCTGCCTCTCCGTTCCGGTCATCATCCTTGCGGCGGCAGGCGTCTACCTGGCCCTGTTCGCCGATCGGCTCGCGCTCCTGCCCTTCGCCCTGATCATCGGCGCCGAGATCGTCGGCTGGCGACTGGTCGAGGTCGTCGCCATCATCAATAACGGGCTGCGGCGCTTCCGCGAGGCGGCGCTGCTCGTCATCATCGGCTCGTCGCTGCGGACGCTGGCCGCGATCCTGTTCTATCTTTACGGCCATGCCAGCCTCGCCGTCTGGGCCTGGGCCTATCTCGCCACCACGCTGGCGACGGCGCTGCTCGCGCTCGCATTCTTCCTGCCGAAACTGCGCTGGCGCCTTGCGCATCGGCTTTATCCGCGCCGCATGGCCGACGCGCTCTACGCCAGCGCCGCCGAGATCGTCTTCTATATCCAGGCCGAGCTGGACAAGCTCCTGGTGCTGGCGCTCGCCGGAGAGCGCACGGCCGGGCTCTACGCCATCGCGCTGCGTGTCGTCGATCTGACCGCGATGCCGGTGCGCAGCTTCAATCAGATGCTGGTGCAGAAGATCATGCAGGAGCGCGGCCTTGGCGGCGGGCTCGGGCGGCGGGCGCTGATCGAGTTCGGCATCGCGCTGATCTCGGTCGCGGGGCTTGCCGCCATCATCCTGCTGCTGAAGCCGTTTCCGGGCGCGCTCGGCCGCAACGTCTCGGAGGCGGCTTATCTCTTCCTGCCGATGCTGCTGGTGCCCGCCTTCCGCAATCTCATCGAATATCACGCCGAATTGCTCTATGCCCGGGAGCTCACCGGTTCGCGCATCGTGCTGCTCTGCGCCGTGACGGCGCTGAAAGCCGCGCTGGTCTCCTGGGTGATGACGCGCTTTGCCGCCGGCGATGCCTGGGCGCTCTGGCTCAACGCCGTCTTCGGGCTGGTCTACATCCTGTCGGCGGCCGTGACCTACCGGCTGCTGGCTACTGCGCCTCGAACAGCGCCTTCAACCGCTCGACCGGCTGGCCGATGAAGGATTGCACGCCGACCGCGACCTGGCCCTCGTCGAGGACATCCTCGAAGGAGCGCAGGCTCGCAAGCCCGCCGGCATCGCCACCCCAATAGACCTTGCAGAGTTCGAAGCCGTCCGGGGTGTGGCCCGCAGCCTCGAGGCCGAGCACGCGCTCCACGAAGTAGCCATAGATCATATATTCCGAGAATTGCCGCTGGGAGGCGATCGCGCTGACCCAGTCGCGACCACTGATCTGCTCGATACGCGTCAGCAGCGCCCGGACATTGTCGCTGCGCCAGCTCACCAGATTGTTGATGTAGTCGGGGCTGGGCATGGCCGGCTGGGGCAATCCGAGCAGCCGCGCCGCCATCTCGCACCAGGCGACATGCTCGCTCATGTCCGCGGTGATGCCGGCGGGCTTCACATAGAGGCGGACCGCCTGGCCCTCGCCGAGATAGGTCAGATCGAACGGGCGCAGGAACAGCATGTCGGAATCGGCGAAGAGGATCACGTCTTCGCCGCTGACCAGCGGCAGGGCGAATTTCCGCAATTGCTGGGCGTGCCAGCCGCGCAAGGGCGGGATGCCGCGCCGCAGCGCGCGAAAACCGGTCCAGACCCGCCGCCGGCCGAGCGCGAGCGGATCGGGCCGGGATTTGAGCCAGGATGGCAACAGCGCGGATTCGGCGATCACCTGCCGGCGCGGACCTGCCAGCGGCTTGAACAGCGCGACGTCCTTATCCTCGACCAGCAGGTAATGCATCGCATGGCCGGTGACGAAGCGGTCGATGCTGGCGCAGAGCAGCCGGCAGCGCTCGATGTCGCCGGCATAGCTCGGCGTGGCGATGGCGTAGCTCGGTTTCATCGCGTGGATCGACGCTCGAACAACCGGGCGCGCAGCATGCGCAGGACGAAGACCGGATTGCCGAGCACGTAACGGCGCCAGAGCCGGCTGGGTTCCAGCCAGAGCCGGAAGAGCCATTCCAGCCTCAATTGGCGGAACCCCTCGGGGGCGCGCGGAACCTCGCCGGCCAGGAAATCGAACAGGGCCCCGACGCCGGCCGCAACCGAACAATGCTGCGCACCGAGCCTCCCGGAGATCCAGCGTTCCTGTCGAGGATTGCCGAAAGCGACCAGAAGCAGGTCCGGCGGTGTGGCCTCCAGCTTCGCCAGCAGCCCGGCCTCCTCACTGGGAGCAAAATAACCGTGACTGAGCACGCTGAAGCGATGCTCGGGATATTGCAGGGACAGGCGCACGGAGGCGCGGGCGGCGACACCAGGGCGCCCGCCGATCAGGGCGACGCGCAGCCGCCGCTTTTCCATCGCGAGCAGGCCGGGGATGAAGTCCGTGCCGTTGAGATTGGCCGGGAAGCCGGCGCCATGCAGCAGCCAGCCGCCGAGATCGACGCCAAGCCCGTCGGCGAGGACCAGGAAGCCCGCAAGCTCGCGGCGCAGCGCCTGGTCATGTGCCGCCAGATTGACGAGATGGGCGTTGCAGAAGGCGAGCTTGAGATGCCGGCGATTGGCCATTGCGTCGCCGACTTCGGCAAGCGCGTCAGCACGCGTCAGCACCGCGATCCCGATGCCGCCAATATCGCGCGTGGCGAAGCCGGGCTTGGCCGGGGCGTTCGCATGGCTCGCGAGATCAAGGGATAGGGTGGCGACCACGGGTTCACGTCTTGCTCAATGGAACTGGAGCTTACGTCAGCGCCGATA harbors:
- a CDS encoding WecB/TagA/CpsF family glycosyltransferase, whose protein sequence is MVATLSLDLASHANAPAKPGFATRDIGGIGIAVLTRADALAEVGDAMANRRHLKLAFCNAHLVNLAAHDQALRRELAGFLVLADGLGVDLGGWLLHGAGFPANLNGTDFIPGLLAMEKRRLRVALIGGRPGVAARASVRLSLQYPEHRFSVLSHGYFAPSEEAGLLAKLEATPPDLLLVAFGNPRQERWISGRLGAQHCSVAAGVGALFDFLAGEVPRAPEGFRQLRLEWLFRLWLEPSRLWRRYVLGNPVFVLRMLRARLFERRSTR
- a CDS encoding exopolysaccharide transport family protein codes for the protein MKRGIMFTTTETAADEPAEKPPERRKQAQAPAAAAAAPDALARLTDPAWLAATLWNRKGLIILSALLGLVLAGLASLMLPPKYISTAQLFIDPRDLRVLQNEVSPNAVSGDPTSITGYLESQARVIASDSIKSRVVESEGLDKDPEFGGEASKSGLMRILSEFLPGSGAPAHEGMLYALAALDKSVAVRRGERTFVIDISVTSKEAAKAARIANALANAYLDDQASVRADAAQRATGALTGRLEELRNRLRLAEDKAEKYKEANNIVGFGGKSMTEEQLALNNAQLVALRTRATEAKAKYDQTLATRAASIEAGAVPEAVASNTMTALRSQLGAALNKEADLLASLGARHPALASAQAQVRDARRQIAEELARIGRAAKVEYDRAVEAERQISQRVDQLTKTQYAASRASVELRELEREVESSRVVYDAFLRRARETGELAGIDTTNARIISQAMPPLEKSGITRRTIAMLGGIGGGGVGAMLAIGLALMASAPLPAPAAQPVAGFSFWRRRARMPAPAEPDAPAAEASPPEDLAPAPVPDTTPTAPAPQPAGAKTGWRRFTTIQGGQAERLPEIVQAATAPLLATLPAVRHRRWRRNEDEPRSVFQSKAHLVDVLDKPNAAFAKAIRTAGMALAKEGASSARRRVLVLGLRANAGASTLALNLALDAAQEGLPALLVDAGLGENSLTKVFAGDAQTGLYEIATGAAGLVRAALQDEGTGLFFLPRVGRVDLVTPEQISDSFFAAARRFGPIVIDGAALGSDGLSQRFADAVDDIILVIRKGEVAAGDLAQAHDALGPNAAKIRGFVVNEA
- a CDS encoding DUF6492 family protein; its protein translation is MKPSYAIATPSYAGDIERCRLLCASIDRFVTGHAMHYLLVEDKDVALFKPLAGPRRQVIAESALLPSWLKSRPDPLALGRRRVWTGFRALRRGIPPLRGWHAQQLRKFALPLVSGEDVILFADSDMLFLRPFDLTYLGEGQAVRLYVKPAGITADMSEHVAWCEMAARLLGLPQPAMPSPDYINNLVSWRSDNVRALLTRIEQISGRDWVSAIASQRQFSEYMIYGYFVERVLGLEAAGHTPDGFELCKVYWGGDAGGLASLRSFEDVLDEGQVAVGVQSFIGQPVERLKALFEAQ
- a CDS encoding endo-1,4-beta-xylanase, with translation MNEPALPRYDAPSTRRDALLAGAGLVAAGLTASRAAAQPAPIPFGSAAQIETFRADPLYRDALKRYCDVIVPMNDLKWEALRHDRAGFDFSGADELVAFAQSNGQALRGHALLWGEALPQWAKAMTSRAEAERELIRHIEVVVDRYKGRIATWDVVNEVIRFDPRPEPMRDTLWQRLLGPEHVEIAFRTAARVDPKARLVLNDFAFEEPSPLIAARRQTALDLVRKLQDKNIPIHGVGMQAHLYADKPIDAAAVQAFVAALGKLGLDVEVTELDVIDWKLPADAATRDRAAASLVSTYLNAVTTARPPKAIVTWGLSDRYSWIHETFPRQDTAKARPLPLDADYKPKLMMNVLNRYRRSAG
- a CDS encoding lipopolysaccharide biosynthesis protein, whose product is MSPDRSTILTYLTILSGSAGRLVISLVYFLIVANTLTLGEFGLFATASASGLILSRLLAFGFVSPVYRVATVKPRLLGAYLAGFAGLACLSVPVIILAAAGVYLALFADRLALLPFALIIGAEIVGWRLVEVVAIINNGLRRFREAALLVIIGSSLRTLAAILFYLYGHASLAVWAWAYLATTLATALLALAFFLPKLRWRLAHRLYPRRMADALYASAAEIVFYIQAELDKLLVLALAGERTAGLYAIALRVVDLTAMPVRSFNQMLVQKIMQERGLGGGLGRRALIEFGIALISVAGLAAIILLLKPFPGALGRNVSEAAYLFLPMLLVPAFRNLIEYHAELLYARELTGSRIVLLCAVTALKAALVSWVMTRFAAGDAWALWLNAVFGLVYILSAAVTYRLLATAPRTAPSTARPAGR